The following are from one region of the Paenibacillus sabinae T27 genome:
- the arsC gene encoding arsenate reductase (thioredoxin), with the protein MEKKTIYFLCTGNSCRSQMAEGWAKKYLSDGWNIYSAGIEAHGLNPKAVQAMSEVGIDISGQTSDIIDPELLNNADLVVTLCGDAADKCPITPPKVKREHWGFDDPAKAQGTEEEKWAVFQRVRDQVGARIKQFAETGE; encoded by the coding sequence ATGGAGAAGAAAACGATTTACTTTTTGTGTACAGGGAACTCCTGCAGGAGCCAAATGGCGGAAGGTTGGGCAAAAAAGTACCTCAGTGATGGCTGGAATATTTACAGCGCGGGTATTGAAGCCCATGGTCTTAATCCCAAAGCTGTACAAGCCATGAGCGAAGTGGGCATTGATATCTCGGGACAAACCTCCGATATTATTGATCCAGAGCTGCTGAATAACGCTGACCTGGTCGTCACGCTATGCGGGGATGCCGCTGATAAATGCCCGATTACGCCCCCGAAGGTGAAACGTGAACACTGGGGATTTGACGACCCGGCCAAAGCGCAGGGTACCGAAGAAGAGAAATGGGCGGTGTTCCAGCGGGTCCGTGATCAGGTTGGAGCACGCATTAAACAATTTGCCGAAACCGGCGAATAA
- the arsD gene encoding arsenite efflux transporter metallochaperone ArsD, whose product MKSIEIFDPAMCCSTGVCGPVVDPELIRISAVVHNLKKKEFNVSRYNLTSEPDAFVANNMIKQLLTDEGPDVLPVILLDGQLVKKQSYPSNEELEEWTGIPASELIQKPKVRIELKLKSR is encoded by the coding sequence ATGAAGTCTATAGAGATCTTTGATCCGGCTATGTGCTGCTCCACAGGAGTATGCGGCCCTGTTGTTGACCCGGAATTAATCCGCATCTCAGCGGTGGTCCATAATTTGAAGAAGAAAGAATTTAACGTGTCCCGATACAATTTGACCAGTGAGCCGGATGCGTTTGTAGCCAATAATATGATAAAGCAATTGCTTACTGACGAAGGACCGGATGTATTGCCCGTTATTTTATTAGATGGACAATTGGTTAAGAAGCAAAGCTATCCTTCTAATGAAGAACTGGAAGAATGGACAGGAATCCCAGCGTCTGAACTTATACAGAAACCGAAGGTGCGTATCGAGTTGAAGTTGAAATCAAGATAA